The following are encoded in a window of Gasterosteus aculeatus chromosome 5, fGasAcu3.hap1.1, whole genome shotgun sequence genomic DNA:
- the cdk5r1b gene encoding cyclin-dependent kinase 5 activator 1b, producing the protein MGTVLSLSPSYRKAALFEDGPATVGHYTAVQNSKNAKDKNLKRHSLINVLPWKRIVAVSAKKKGSKKVQPNGNYQNNVTQLNNENLKKSQSCANLSTFAQDQSTPALTKASNNAVTSVKKAPLTNSNAVPGTPKRVIVQASTSELLRCLGEFLCRRCYRLKHLSPTDPVLWLRSVDRSLLLQGWQDQGFITPANVVFVYMLCRDVVSSEVATEHELQAVLLTCLYLSYSYMGNEISYPLKPFLVESSKETFWDRCLSIINLMSAKMLQINSDPHYFTQVFADLKNESQKEEERSRLLIGLDR; encoded by the coding sequence ATGGGAACCGTGCTGTCTCTGTCGCCCAGCTACCGAAAGGCGGCCCTCTTTGAGGATGGGCCGGCCACCGTGGGCCACTACACGGCCGTCCAGAACAGCAAGAACGCCAAAGACAAAAACCTGAAGCGCCACTCGCTCATCAACGTGCTCCCCTGGAAGCGAATTGTTGCGGTGTCGGCCAAGAAGAAAGGCTCCAAGAAGGTGCAGCCCAACGGAAACTACCAGAACAACGTCACCCAGCTGAACAACGAAAACCTGAAGAAGTCGCAGTCGTGCGCCAACCTCTCCACCTTCGCCCAGGACCAGAGCACCCCGGCTCTCACCAAGGCCTCCAACAACGCGGTGACGTCCGTCAAGAAGGCCCCTCTGACCAACTCCAACGCAGTCCCCGGGACCCCCAAAAGGGTGATTGTCCAGGCCTCCACCAGCGAGCTACTGCGCTGTCTCGGAGAGTTTCTGTGCCGGCGCTGTTACAGGCTGAAGCACCTTTCCCCCACCGACCCGGTGCTGTGGCTGCGCAGCGTGGACCGCTCCCTGCTGCTCCAGGGGTGGCAGGACCAGGGGTTCATCACCCCCGCAAACGTGGTCTTCGTCTACATGCTGTGCCGGGACGTGGTCTCCTCCGAGGTGGCCACGGAGCACGAGCTGCAGGCCGTGCTGCTCACCTGCCTCTACCTGTCTTACTCCTACATGGGCAACGAGATCTCCTACCCTCTCAAGCCCTTCCTGGTGGAGAGCTCCAAGGAGACCTTCTGGGACCGCTGCCTTTCCATCATCAACCTGATGAGCGCCAAGATGCTCCAGATCAACTCCGACCCGCACTACTTCACGCAGGTGTTCGCCGACCTGAAGAACGAGagccagaaggaggaggagaggagccgcCTGCTCATCGGCCTGGACCGGTGA
- the psmd11b gene encoding 26S proteasome non-ATPase regulatory subunit 11B, with the protein MAAAAVVEFQRAQSLISTDRNASIDILHSIVRRDVQENDEEAVRVKEQSILELGTLLAKTGQAAELGGLLKFVRPFLISISKAKAARLVRSLLDLFLDMEAATGQEVELCLECIEWAKTEKRTFLRQALEARLISLYFDTKRYQEALALGTQLLMELKKMDDKALLVEVQLLESKTYHALSNLPKARAALTSARTTANAIYCPPKLQAALDMQSGIIHAAEEKDWKTAYSYFFEAFEGYDSIDHPRAITSLKYMLLCKIVLNLPEEVQGLISGKLGLRHAGRQTDAMKSVAQACKNRSLADFEKALTEYRAELRDDPIISTHLAKLYDNLLEQNLIRVIEPFSRVQMEHISGLIKLSKGDVERKLSQMILDEKFHGILDQGEGVLIIFEEPPVDKTYGAALETIQNMSKVVDSLYNKAKKLT; encoded by the exons ATGGCGGCCGCAGCAGTGGTTGAGTTTCAGAGAGCTCAGTCTCTCATTAGCACGGACCGAAACGCATCAATCGACATTCTCCATTCAATAG tgagaagagatGTCCAGGAGAACGATGAGGAAGCCGTCCGGGTTAAAGAACAGAGTATCCTGGAGCTGGGGACACTGCTGGCCAAGACGGGACAGGCTGCAG aACTCGGGGGTCTGCTGAAATTTGTGAGGCCTTTTCTGATTTCCATCAGCAAGGCCAAGGCGGCCCGGCTGGTCCGCTCCCTGCTGGACCTCTTTCTTGACATGGAGGCGGCGACGGGGCAGGAAGTTGAGCTGTGCCTTGAGTGCATCGAGTGGGCCAAGACCGAGAAGAGAACCTTCCTTCGACAGGCTCTGGAG GCACGACTGATCTCGCTCTATTTCGACACCAAAAGATACCAGGAGGCCTTGGCGCTTG GCACCCAGCTGCTCATGGAGCTGAAAAAGATGGACGACAAAGCTCTTCTGGTCGAGGTCCAGCTGCTTGAAAGTAAGACGTACCACGCTCTTAGTAACCTGCCCAAGGCCCGCGCAGCCCTCACCTCCGCCAGGACCACCGCCAACGCCATCTACTGCCCCCCCAAGCTCCAGGCAGCCCTGGACATGCAGTCAG GGATCATCCACGCAGCGGAGGAGAAGGACTGGAAAACGGCCTACTCCTACTTCTTTGAGGCCTTCGAGGGCTACGACTCCATCGACCACCCCAGAGCCATCACGTCGCTCAAATACATGCTTCTGTGCAAGATCGTCCTCAACTT ACCTGAGGAGGTCCAAGGCCTAATCAGTGGGAAACTGGGCTTGCGACATGCCGGCCGACAG ACCGATGCGATGAAAAGCGTCGCCCAGGCCTGCAAGAACCGATCACTAGCAGACTTTGAAAAG GCCCTAACGGAGTACAGAGCAGAGCTGAGGGACGACCCCATCATCAGCACTCACCTGGCCAAGCTGTACGACAACCTGCTGGAACAGAACCTCATCCGAGTCATCGAACCCTTCTCCAGAGTACAA ATGGAACACATATCGGGTCTGATCAAACTGTCAAAG GGGGATGTTGAGAGGAAATTATCACAGATGATTCTGGATGAAAAGTTTCACG GCATCCTCGACCAAGGTGAAGGCGTCCTGATCATTTTCGAAGAGCCCCCAGTGGACAAAACGTACGGAGCCGCCTTGGAGACGATTCAGAACATGAGCAAAGTCGTGGACTCGCTTTACAACAAAGCCAAGAAGCTCACATAG